From Streptomyces sp. NBC_00683, one genomic window encodes:
- a CDS encoding RNA polymerase sigma factor SigF produces MTEHTARTADVTRAAATDDLPWIEDAGKIAPKDARALSKLFFDRLQVLEEGTPEYQYARNTLIEMNLSLVRFAAGRFRNRGSGDMEDIVQVGTVGLIKAIDRFDLSREVEFTSFAVPYIVGEIKRFFRDTSWSVHVPRRLQELRVEIAKAKETLSAGLDRDPTVHELAEHLGLDDAEITEGIVAANGYTAGSLDMPTDSADSAGHVTSGRTYADVLGRTDPAMETVENLHTLAPLLGELDARERSIIDMRFGQEMTQAQIGDRLGISQMHVSRLLSRILDKLRTGMFTQD; encoded by the coding sequence ATGACGGAGCACACCGCGCGGACCGCCGACGTGACGCGAGCAGCAGCGACGGACGATCTCCCGTGGATCGAGGACGCCGGGAAGATCGCGCCCAAGGACGCACGCGCCCTGTCGAAGCTCTTCTTCGATCGGCTGCAGGTGCTCGAGGAGGGCACTCCCGAGTACCAGTACGCCCGGAACACGCTCATCGAGATGAATCTGTCCCTCGTCCGCTTCGCCGCGGGCCGCTTCCGCAACCGGGGCAGCGGCGACATGGAGGACATCGTCCAGGTCGGCACCGTGGGCCTGATCAAGGCGATCGACCGCTTCGACCTCTCCCGCGAGGTGGAGTTCACCTCGTTCGCCGTGCCGTACATCGTCGGTGAGATCAAGCGGTTCTTCCGTGACACCAGTTGGTCCGTGCATGTGCCCCGGCGCCTGCAGGAACTGCGGGTCGAGATCGCCAAGGCGAAGGAGACCCTGTCGGCCGGCCTGGACAGGGACCCCACCGTGCACGAACTCGCCGAGCATCTCGGCCTCGACGACGCGGAGATCACCGAGGGAATCGTCGCCGCCAACGGCTACACGGCGGGATCGCTCGACATGCCGACCGATTCGGCGGACTCCGCGGGCCACGTCACGAGCGGCCGCACCTACGCGGATGTGCTGGGCAGGACCGACCCCGCCATGGAGACGGTCGAGAATCTTCATACGCTCGCGCCCCTGCTGGGTGAACTCGACGCCCGTGAGCGCAGCATCATCGACATGCGGTTCGGCCAGGAGATGACGCAGGCTCAGATTGGTGACCGCCTGGGAATTTCCCAGATGCATGTCTCCCGGCTGCTGAGCCGCATTCTGGACAAGCTCCGCACCGGGATGTTCACGCAGGACTGA
- a CDS encoding PP2C family protein-serine/threonine phosphatase: MVMGLRLPAAARRTALPGTDPGEAAAGASRVRSWALAVGLVLLTAMVVLLDVLTGEELPIIPLLVVLPAMASVFCTVRQTVCVALWVTIVVTGSLIGSGGAFWDVTFVIGFTAVASALGVVACAARIRHAKEIARLRSAAVALQRQILRPLPIVTEQVRAHGIYEPIEEDRFVGGDIYEVVQSPYGTRVIIGDVQGKGLPAIGAGFAALGAFREAAVREPELTRVADALEAAVSRHNQFTAETGDTERFVTALLLGFDGGDRVRAVNCGHLPPRLLHGGSVSKVALHRTSVPLGMAELSTEARAAEWVDFPRGAALLVFTDGVTEARDSGGSFYPLDERLAEWAGRDPRQVLEALQVDLENFSGGVRRDDVAALVLSRPQDTGRLREMSDGDAAQRPTGALSDY; this comes from the coding sequence ATGGTCATGGGGCTCCGGCTGCCGGCAGCGGCGCGCCGGACGGCGCTGCCCGGGACGGATCCGGGTGAGGCGGCGGCCGGTGCCTCCCGTGTCAGGAGCTGGGCGCTCGCCGTCGGGCTGGTGCTGCTGACCGCCATGGTCGTCCTCCTCGACGTCCTCACCGGCGAGGAACTGCCCATCATTCCGCTCCTGGTGGTCCTGCCCGCAATGGCCTCGGTCTTCTGCACGGTCCGCCAGACCGTCTGTGTGGCGCTGTGGGTCACGATTGTCGTGACCGGGTCCCTCATCGGGTCCGGAGGGGCGTTCTGGGACGTCACCTTCGTCATCGGCTTCACCGCGGTGGCCAGCGCCCTGGGAGTCGTCGCCTGCGCCGCCCGTATCCGCCACGCCAAGGAGATCGCCCGGCTGCGTTCGGCGGCCGTGGCACTCCAGAGACAGATCCTGCGGCCATTGCCCATCGTCACCGAGCAGGTCCGGGCGCACGGGATCTACGAGCCGATCGAGGAGGACCGCTTCGTCGGCGGCGACATCTACGAAGTCGTGCAGTCGCCCTACGGGACACGGGTCATCATCGGTGACGTCCAGGGCAAGGGGCTGCCCGCGATCGGAGCGGGCTTCGCCGCGCTCGGCGCCTTCCGCGAAGCGGCCGTCCGGGAGCCCGAGCTCACCAGGGTGGCCGACGCCCTGGAGGCCGCGGTGTCCCGGCACAACCAGTTCACCGCCGAGACCGGGGACACCGAGCGCTTCGTCACCGCCCTGCTGCTCGGATTCGACGGCGGCGACAGGGTGAGGGCCGTGAACTGCGGACACCTTCCGCCGCGACTGCTGCACGGCGGATCGGTGTCGAAGGTCGCCCTGCACCGGACGTCCGTACCTCTCGGGATGGCGGAGCTCAGCACCGAGGCGCGCGCCGCCGAGTGGGTCGACTTTCCTCGCGGCGCGGCGCTCCTGGTGTTCACGGACGGGGTGACCGAGGCCCGCGACTCCGGAGGGTCCTTCTACCCGCTGGACGAACGGCTCGCCGAGTGGGCGGGGCGTGACCCCCGCCAGGTGCTGGAGGCGCTCCAGGTGGACCTGGAGAATTTCTCCGGAGGGGTGCGCCGCGACGACGTGGCGGCGCTCGTCCTGAGCAGGCCGCAGGACACGGGCAGGCTGCGGGAGATGTCCGACGGTGACGCCGCACAGCGCCCCACAGGAGCGTTGAGCGACTACTGA
- a CDS encoding GNAT family N-acetyltransferase encodes MSSLGDPTPLGEAHPLDNPARASLTGPHAHFAEHQGRILRYPPDVTPWLALPDRPEAQDWADVAALAGPGASITLTAFREPPPDDWEIVFQAEGVQLVDDGVDTAPDPEAVLLGPADVPEMLELVARTRPGPFLPRTVELGTYLGIRRSGVLVAMAGERLHPPGWTEISGVCTDESVRGEGLATRLVRAVAHGIEERGETPFLHAAASNVNAIRLYESLGFRLRRRTSFLSALVPAEPERRTDARTPARGKGSLEQVG; translated from the coding sequence ATGAGCTCCCTCGGTGACCCGACGCCCCTGGGCGAGGCGCATCCGCTGGACAATCCGGCCCGCGCCTCGCTGACCGGACCCCATGCCCACTTCGCGGAGCACCAGGGCCGCATCCTGCGCTACCCGCCCGACGTCACCCCGTGGCTCGCCCTGCCGGACCGGCCCGAGGCCCAGGACTGGGCCGATGTCGCCGCGCTCGCCGGGCCGGGTGCCTCCATCACCCTCACCGCCTTCCGGGAGCCGCCGCCGGACGACTGGGAGATCGTCTTCCAGGCCGAGGGCGTGCAGTTGGTGGACGACGGCGTGGACACCGCACCGGACCCGGAGGCGGTGCTCCTGGGCCCCGCCGATGTGCCGGAGATGCTGGAGCTCGTCGCGCGCACCCGGCCCGGCCCGTTCCTGCCGCGCACGGTCGAGCTCGGCACCTATCTGGGTATCCGCCGCTCGGGGGTGCTCGTGGCGATGGCGGGCGAGCGGCTTCACCCGCCCGGCTGGACCGAGATCAGTGGCGTGTGCACCGACGAGTCCGTACGCGGGGAGGGGCTCGCGACGCGGCTCGTCCGGGCCGTCGCCCACGGCATCGAGGAACGCGGCGAGACGCCCTTCCTGCACGCCGCCGCGTCGAACGTCAACGCCATCCGGCTCTACGAATCCCTCGGCTTCCGGCTGCGCCGCCGGACCTCGTTCCTCTCCGCGCTGGTCCCGGCGGAACCCGAGCGCCGCACCGACGCCAGGACCCCGGCCCGGGGGAAAGGTAGTTTGGAACAAGTGGGATGA